Proteins encoded by one window of Streptomyces clavuligerus:
- a CDS encoding ABC transporter substrate-binding protein, translating to MPRHLPGPSPSGPGSFRGGPSLPGSSLPGPSPRGSFAPRRAVLGGLLGAASVPALAACGGGITSLDGGGDLSGGGSSADGITIGTANFTENQILGHLYAAVLREAGVKVRVRANIGSREILFPAVRGGQIDLLPEYQGALLHHLDTKAGATEEGEMQNRIAMALPAGLQILPYGLAENSDAFAVTRETAARYGLRTLADLARHNGRLTIGALPEVKTRVVGVVGLKDVYGVEFKEFKSLDSSGPLVKGALKKGDVDVANVFTTDADIAAEGWVLLGDPRNLIPGQHVVPLIADRRADSRVRKALAGLGAVLTTEALTELNRLVDKEKEDADDVAAAWARQSGLIG from the coding sequence ATGCCCCGTCATCTCCCCGGCCCTTCCCCTTCCGGCCCCGGCTCCTTCCGCGGCGGCCCCTCCCTCCCCGGTTCCTCCCTCCCCGGCCCCTCGCCCCGTGGCTCCTTCGCCCCCCGGCGCGCGGTGCTCGGCGGACTCCTCGGCGCCGCCTCCGTTCCCGCCCTGGCCGCGTGCGGCGGCGGCATCACCTCCCTCGACGGCGGCGGCGACCTCTCCGGCGGGGGCTCCAGCGCCGACGGCATCACCATCGGTACGGCCAACTTCACCGAGAACCAGATCCTCGGCCACCTCTACGCCGCCGTGCTCAGGGAAGCGGGGGTGAAGGTCCGTGTCCGGGCGAACATCGGCAGCCGGGAGATCCTCTTCCCCGCCGTCCGGGGCGGCCAGATCGACCTGCTGCCCGAGTACCAGGGCGCACTCCTGCACCACCTCGACACGAAGGCGGGGGCGACCGAGGAGGGCGAGATGCAGAACCGTATCGCCATGGCCCTCCCCGCCGGGCTCCAGATCCTCCCGTACGGGCTCGCCGAGAACTCCGACGCCTTCGCCGTCACCCGTGAGACCGCGGCCAGGTACGGCCTGCGTACCCTCGCCGACCTCGCGCGGCACAACGGCAGACTGACCATCGGCGCCCTGCCCGAGGTCAAGACCCGGGTGGTGGGGGTCGTGGGCCTGAAGGACGTGTACGGAGTGGAGTTCAAGGAGTTCAAGTCGCTCGACTCCTCGGGGCCGCTGGTCAAGGGCGCGCTGAAGAAGGGCGATGTGGACGTCGCCAATGTCTTCACCACGGACGCCGACATCGCGGCGGAGGGCTGGGTCCTGCTCGGCGACCCCAGGAACCTGATCCCCGGACAGCATGTGGTCCCGCTGATCGCGGACCGCCGGGCCGACTCCCGGGTCCGCAAGGCACTCGCCGGCCTCGGGGCCGTGCTGACGACCGAGGCACTGACCGAGCTGAACCGGCTGGTGGACAAGGAGAAGGAGGACGCGGACGACGTGGCCGCGGCCTGGGCCCGGCAGTCCGGGCTCATCGGCTGA
- a CDS encoding ABC transporter permease: MGELLKDLGTWLTSQEQWSGSDGIANRLGEHLEYSLIATAVAAVIALPIGLLIGHTGRGAFLAINLASFGRALPTVGLIVLVFLASGLSMTPVYVSLVALAVPSVVTNTYAGMRAVDPDTRDAARGQGMRAHQVLLRVEIPLALPLIMTGLRLALIQVVATATIAAYVSFGGLGRYVFDGLAQRDLVQVLGGAVLVAAVALVLDLLLAALQRALFRNRPAPIA, from the coding sequence ATGGGTGAACTCCTCAAGGACCTCGGCACCTGGCTGACCAGCCAGGAGCAGTGGTCGGGCAGCGACGGGATCGCGAACCGGCTCGGCGAGCACCTGGAGTACTCGCTGATCGCCACCGCTGTCGCCGCCGTGATCGCCCTGCCGATCGGGCTGCTCATCGGCCACACCGGCCGCGGTGCCTTCCTCGCCATCAACCTCGCCTCCTTCGGCCGCGCCCTGCCGACCGTCGGACTGATCGTGCTCGTGTTCCTCGCGAGCGGGCTCTCGATGACCCCGGTGTATGTGTCCCTCGTCGCCCTCGCGGTGCCCTCCGTCGTCACCAACACCTACGCCGGGATGCGCGCCGTCGACCCCGACACCCGGGACGCGGCCCGGGGCCAGGGCATGCGCGCCCACCAGGTCCTGCTGCGGGTCGAGATCCCGCTGGCCCTGCCACTGATCATGACCGGGCTGCGGCTCGCCCTGATCCAGGTGGTGGCGACCGCCACCATCGCCGCGTATGTCAGCTTCGGCGGTCTGGGCCGCTATGTCTTCGACGGGCTCGCCCAGCGCGACCTGGTGCAGGTCCTCGGCGGAGCCGTGCTGGTCGCCGCCGTCGCCCTCGTCCTCGATCTCCTCCTCGCGGCGCTCCAGCGCGCCCTGTTCCGCAATCGCCCCGCCCCGATCGCGTAG
- a CDS encoding ABC transporter permease encodes MTIDREWIADHTGELTELSVSHLQAALTAVLLGLLISLPLAVLAHRVRALRGLLLGIANILFTIPSIAIFVLLLPVSGLTRTTTVTGLTVYTLVVLLRNTVEGLDAVPAKAREAAKAMGTRPLRILLTVELPLALPVVMAGVRIATVMSISLVSVATYIGDGGLGQLFTDGFQRNFPTPVFAGVALTLLLALIADTFLVVVEYVLTPWNRKGQRA; translated from the coding sequence ATGACCATCGACCGGGAGTGGATCGCCGACCACACCGGCGAGCTGACCGAACTGAGCGTCTCGCACCTCCAGGCCGCCCTGACCGCCGTCCTCCTCGGCCTGCTGATCTCCCTCCCGCTCGCGGTCCTCGCCCACCGGGTGCGCGCCCTGCGCGGACTCCTCCTCGGGATCGCGAACATCCTGTTCACCATCCCCTCCATCGCGATCTTCGTCCTGCTGCTCCCGGTCTCGGGACTCACCCGGACCACCACCGTCACCGGCCTGACCGTCTACACCCTCGTCGTCCTGCTCCGTAACACCGTCGAAGGTCTCGACGCCGTCCCCGCGAAGGCCCGGGAGGCGGCGAAGGCGATGGGCACCCGCCCGCTGCGCATCCTGCTGACCGTCGAACTCCCGCTCGCGCTGCCGGTGGTCATGGCCGGGGTGCGCATCGCCACGGTCATGTCGATCTCGCTGGTCAGCGTGGCGACCTATATCGGCGACGGCGGCCTCGGCCAGCTCTTCACCGACGGCTTCCAACGGAACTTCCCCACCCCCGTGTTCGCCGGGGTCGCACTCACCCTGCTTCTCGCACTGATCGCGGACACGTTCCTGGTGGTGGTCGAGTATGTCCTCACCCCCTGGAACCGGAAGGGACAAAGGGCCTGA
- a CDS encoding ABC transporter ATP-binding protein — translation MIEFRAVHKRFPNGTTAVHDLTLSMPAGGITVLVGSSGCGKTTTLRMINRMVEPTSGTIHVDGRDVCSQDAALLRRSIGYVIQQSGLFPHRTVLDNIATVPLLLGWGRRRARARAAGLLETVGLPPDAGRRYPHQLSGGQQQRVGVARALAADPPVLLMDEPFGAVDPVVRTQLQDELLRLQRDLGKTVVFVTHDIDEAVRLGDRIAVFRTGGHLVQCAAPAELLARPADPFVADFLGAERALMLLSLIPLGDLPGAPAPEGGRWELVLGPGRRPEGWRDRSAADGDGALLPVRPLRDGDSLLSALNESVGSPCGLVVRVDAGGALTGVTSREEIHERAGSAHASAALAADACPRAAPLPLDHTPGDTA, via the coding sequence ATGATCGAATTCCGGGCGGTGCACAAACGCTTCCCCAACGGCACGACCGCGGTTCACGACCTCACCCTCTCCATGCCCGCGGGCGGGATCACCGTCCTCGTCGGCTCCTCCGGGTGCGGCAAGACCACCACACTCCGCATGATCAACCGGATGGTCGAACCGACCTCCGGCACCATCCATGTCGACGGCAGGGACGTCTGCTCCCAGGACGCGGCCCTGCTCCGCCGCTCCATCGGCTATGTCATCCAGCAGTCCGGCCTCTTCCCGCACCGGACCGTCCTCGACAACATCGCGACCGTGCCGCTGCTGCTCGGCTGGGGCCGCCGCAGGGCCCGGGCCCGGGCGGCCGGGCTGCTGGAGACCGTGGGCCTGCCGCCCGACGCGGGCCGCCGCTATCCGCACCAGCTCTCCGGCGGCCAGCAGCAGCGCGTCGGCGTCGCCCGCGCGCTCGCGGCCGACCCGCCCGTCCTGCTCATGGACGAGCCGTTCGGCGCGGTGGACCCGGTCGTCAGGACCCAGCTCCAGGACGAACTCCTCCGGCTCCAGCGGGACCTGGGCAAGACCGTCGTCTTCGTCACCCACGACATCGACGAGGCCGTACGCCTCGGCGACCGGATAGCGGTCTTCCGCACCGGCGGCCATCTGGTGCAGTGCGCGGCCCCGGCGGAACTGCTGGCCCGCCCCGCCGATCCCTTCGTCGCGGACTTCCTGGGCGCCGAACGGGCCCTCATGCTGCTGTCCCTGATCCCCCTCGGCGATCTGCCCGGCGCCCCCGCCCCGGAGGGCGGGCGCTGGGAACTCGTCCTCGGGCCCGGCCGCAGACCCGAGGGCTGGCGGGACCGCTCCGCCGCCGACGGGGACGGAGCGCTCCTGCCCGTACGGCCGCTGCGGGACGGGGACTCACTGCTGTCGGCGCTGAACGAGTCGGTGGGCTCGCCCTGCGGCCTTGTCGTCCGCGTGGACGCGGGGGGCGCGCTGACCGGGGTCACCTCCCGCGAGGAGATCCATGAACGGGCGGGCAGCGCCCACGCGTCGGCGGCCCTGGCGGCGGACGCGTGTCCACGGGCCGCCCCGCTGCCCCTGGACCACACCCCCGGTGACACCGCATGA